In Crassostrea angulata isolate pt1a10 chromosome 6, ASM2561291v2, whole genome shotgun sequence, a genomic segment contains:
- the LOC128188001 gene encoding coiled-coil domain-containing protein 63-like isoform X1, with product MPRPRSARSDTSDADMEGLQEQELVKLQRQYRLMEGDRAAYTEESQNIIRKQKSEVAQLEAEKQELLKELRLAESRFNQNLDETNTDTLVVLAEAKEDYDTEINEEKQMHTELDAKIREWEKKIRNQHKNMGGVHMSSQHTVQTQKTIRTLENRLDQSKKQFNAILTQNAVYREEIESLRVERNRFDNLYRKLDKELSNLRREKGELIEKSTQAYDARDEAQAKMILLKERADKDQQQHNAEMKELLRIIDHDRNLREFMGIKGQERVDDPQLVAWRQKKEAQEAERKKESQEDSVETYEAAFERIKEMTGEEDLDLLVQRFIETEDKNFALFNFVNEQNNEIETLHEQIEEKNNEIEKFKLQGIELEDQRKKILKELEEQQLVCSQEADEYSKKNKEIYKILDQLRAGIDSLFNKINCDRSAIDDMLGAQSGVTDSNMIQYLGIIEQRTNELLAVQSYVNSKDEDRYPQKPPSLIGGGPGAPTQQWPIHPPGFGDEYDSEGSEASDDDARPLTRNELQNKVMKTVRKRESAAKKDSYKYDLPNARDMQKNKKDKK from the exons ATGCCGCGACCACGTTCTGCCCGGTCGGACACCAGCGATGCTGATATGGAGGGGCTCCAGGAACAGGAGCTTGTCAAACTCCAGAGACAGTATCGCCTAATGGAAGGAGACAGGGCTGCTTACACCGAGGAGTCTCAGAATATCATCAGGAAACAaaa ATCTGAAGTTGCTCAGCTTGAAGCAGAGAAGCAAGAGCTCTTGAAGGAGCTGAGGTTGGCAGAAAGCAGATTTAACCAGAATTTAGATGAAACAAACACAGACACCTTGGTGGTGCTTGCTGAAGCAAAAG AGGATTATGACACTGAAATTAATGAAGAGAAACAAATGCATACCGAATTAGATGCCAAAATTCGTGAATGGgagaaaaaaataaggaatcagCACAAAAACATGGGAGGAGTTCATATGAGCTCACAGCACACAGTACAGACCCAGAAAACCATTAGAACACTAGAAAACAGACTTGATCAA tCCAAGAAGCAGTTTAATGCTATTCTGACACAAAATGCAGTGTACAGAGAAGAAATTGAGAGTTTGAGAGTGGAGAGAAACAGATTTGACAACCTGTATagaaaactagacaaggagttgtCCAACTTGAGAAGAGAGAAGGGTGAACTGATTGAAAAGTCCACACAGGCTTATGATGCCAG GGATGAGGCCCAGGCCAAGATGATTCTTCTGAAGGAGAGGGCAGACAAGGACCAACAGCAGCACAATGCTGAAATGAAGGAACTGCTGAGAATCATTGATCATGACAGGAATTTGAGAGAGTTCATGGGGATCAAAGGTCAGGAGAGAGTGGACGACCCCCAGCTGGTTGCCTGGAGACAGAAAAAGG agGCTCAAGAGGCCGAGCGTAAGAAGGAAAGTCAGGAAGACTCAGTAGAGACGTATGAGGCGGCTTTCGAGAGAATCAAAGAAATGACGGGAGAAGAGGACCTTGACCTACTGGTGCAGCGATTCATTGAAACAGAGGACAAGAACTTTGCATTGTTCAACTTTGTCAATGAACAGAATAATGAAATTGAGACCCTGCATGAACAAATTGAAGAG aaaaataatgAGATTGAGAAATTCAAACTGCAAGGCATTGAACTTGAGGACCAAAGAAAGAAAATTCTCAAAGAATTGGAAGAACAGCAATTGGTGTGCTCTCAAGAAGCTGATGAATATTCcaaaaagaataaagaaatatataaaattcttgatcAACTCAGAGCAG GTATTGATTCATTGTTCAACAAAATCAACTGTGATAGATCAGCCATTGATGACATGTTGGGTGCCCAGTCAGGCGTGACAGACAGCAACATGATACAGTACTTAGGAATAATAGAGCAGAGAACTAATGAATTATTAGCAGTACAGAGTTATGTTAACTCCAAG GACGAGGATCGTTACCCCCAGAAGCCTCCTAGTCTCATAGGGGGCGGCCCAGGGGCACCCACTCAACAATGGCCCATACATCCTCCCGGCTTTGG GGACGAGTACGACAGCGAGGGTAGCGAGGCGAGCGATGACGACGCCCGACCCCTGACCCGGAACGAGCTCCAGAACAAAGTGATGAAAACGGTCCGGAAACGGGAGTCAGCCGCCAAGAAGGACAGCTACAAGTACGACCTGCCGAACGCGCGCGACATGCAAAAGAACAAAAAGGACAAAAAGTGA
- the LOC128188001 gene encoding coiled-coil domain-containing protein 63-like isoform X2 translates to MPRPRSARSDTSDADMEGLQEQELVKLQRQYRLMEGDRAAYTEESQNIIRKQKSEVAQLEAEKQELLKELRLAESRFNQNLDETNTDTLVVLAEAKEDYDTEINEEKQMHTELDAKIREWEKKIRNQHKNMGGVHMSSQHTVQTQKTIRTLENRLDQSKKQFNAILTQNAVYREEIESLRVERNRFDNLYRKLDKELSNLRREKGELIEKSTQAYDARDEAQAKMILLKERADKDQQQHNAEMKELLRIIDHDRNLREFMGIKGQERVDDPQLVAWRQKKEAQEAERKKESQEDSVETYEAAFERIKEMTGEEDLDLLVQRFIETEDKNFALFNFVNEQNNEIETLHEQIEEKNNEIEKFKLQGIELEDQRKKILKELEEQQLVCSQEADEYSKKNKEIYKILDQLRAGIDSLFNKINCDRSAIDDMLGAQSGVTDSNMIQYLGIIEQRTNELLAVQSYVNSKDQDRYDAKQPVLLGAGPAPGQSQYPVIPPSIGDEYDSEGSEASDDDARPLTRNELQNKVMKTVRKRESAAKKDSYKYDLPNARDMQKNKKDKK, encoded by the exons ATGCCGCGACCACGTTCTGCCCGGTCGGACACCAGCGATGCTGATATGGAGGGGCTCCAGGAACAGGAGCTTGTCAAACTCCAGAGACAGTATCGCCTAATGGAAGGAGACAGGGCTGCTTACACCGAGGAGTCTCAGAATATCATCAGGAAACAaaa ATCTGAAGTTGCTCAGCTTGAAGCAGAGAAGCAAGAGCTCTTGAAGGAGCTGAGGTTGGCAGAAAGCAGATTTAACCAGAATTTAGATGAAACAAACACAGACACCTTGGTGGTGCTTGCTGAAGCAAAAG AGGATTATGACACTGAAATTAATGAAGAGAAACAAATGCATACCGAATTAGATGCCAAAATTCGTGAATGGgagaaaaaaataaggaatcagCACAAAAACATGGGAGGAGTTCATATGAGCTCACAGCACACAGTACAGACCCAGAAAACCATTAGAACACTAGAAAACAGACTTGATCAA tCCAAGAAGCAGTTTAATGCTATTCTGACACAAAATGCAGTGTACAGAGAAGAAATTGAGAGTTTGAGAGTGGAGAGAAACAGATTTGACAACCTGTATagaaaactagacaaggagttgtCCAACTTGAGAAGAGAGAAGGGTGAACTGATTGAAAAGTCCACACAGGCTTATGATGCCAG GGATGAGGCCCAGGCCAAGATGATTCTTCTGAAGGAGAGGGCAGACAAGGACCAACAGCAGCACAATGCTGAAATGAAGGAACTGCTGAGAATCATTGATCATGACAGGAATTTGAGAGAGTTCATGGGGATCAAAGGTCAGGAGAGAGTGGACGACCCCCAGCTGGTTGCCTGGAGACAGAAAAAGG agGCTCAAGAGGCCGAGCGTAAGAAGGAAAGTCAGGAAGACTCAGTAGAGACGTATGAGGCGGCTTTCGAGAGAATCAAAGAAATGACGGGAGAAGAGGACCTTGACCTACTGGTGCAGCGATTCATTGAAACAGAGGACAAGAACTTTGCATTGTTCAACTTTGTCAATGAACAGAATAATGAAATTGAGACCCTGCATGAACAAATTGAAGAG aaaaataatgAGATTGAGAAATTCAAACTGCAAGGCATTGAACTTGAGGACCAAAGAAAGAAAATTCTCAAAGAATTGGAAGAACAGCAATTGGTGTGCTCTCAAGAAGCTGATGAATATTCcaaaaagaataaagaaatatataaaattcttgatcAACTCAGAGCAG GTATTGATTCATTGTTCAACAAAATCAACTGTGATAGATCAGCCATTGATGACATGTTGGGTGCCCAGTCAGGCGTGACAGACAGCAACATGATACAGTACTTAGGAATAATAGAGCAGAGAACTAATGAATTATTAGCAGTACAGAGTTATGTTAACTCCAAG GACCAAGATAGATATGACGCTAAGCAGCCAGTGTTGCTGGGTGCTGGACCAGCGCCAGGCCAGTCGCAGTACCCTGTCATCCCCCCATCCATTGG GGACGAGTACGACAGCGAGGGTAGCGAGGCGAGCGATGACGACGCCCGACCCCTGACCCGGAACGAGCTCCAGAACAAAGTGATGAAAACGGTCCGGAAACGGGAGTCAGCCGCCAAGAAGGACAGCTACAAGTACGACCTGCCGAACGCGCGCGACATGCAAAAGAACAAAAAGGACAAAAAGTGA